In Chryseobacterium sp., the genomic window CATCAGCATATCTGCTTGTCTTGGAGAGAAAGAGTTTCTTTCCATACCAAATCTTGAAGCATCATACGTTGGGTTCAGGGTAGCCATAAACTCGATACCACAACAAGAGGTAGCAAATGGCAATGGCCAAAGTGAAAACTTTCTTGCCATCCCGATTACACTGCTCAGTTTTGTTGCGAAAAACCCTTCTCCTTCATATCCTTCGGGAGCAGGTGCATCTGTTCTTATTACTGGTTTTTTATCTGACATCTTGTAGATGATTTTAAATTTTAGATTTTGAATTATAAATAGGGGATGATTTTCTGTGAAATCCTCTTTTGAAGAATTGCGATTCAAAATCCATTATTCACAATTCATAATTTTACTTTTATTTATCCCAATCCAGCGCGCCGCGTTTCCAAACGTAGAAAAATGCTACGAAGAAGATCGCAACGAACGTAAGTACAGCAAGAAATCCTTCCATGCCGAATTCTCTGAAGTTTACCGCATAGGGATAAAAAAATACGATTTCAATATCGAATAGTACGAACAATACCGCAGTCAGGAAGTACTTGATAGAAAACGGTGTTCTTGCATTTCCTTCTGCAGGAACTCCACATTCCCAGCTTTGGTTTTTTACAGAGTTTCCTTTTTTCTGTTGTGGCCCTAAGAAATGTGCCCCAAGCAAAGAAACAGCTACAAATCCTACTGCTACACCAGCCTGGATAAGGATTGGAATATAACTTTCAGGTAAATTCATTTTTGCATTATTATCTCAATTTGCAAATTTAGCGAATAAACAAGAAAGCATGAAATTTATCAGCTTAAAAGTAGGATGAAAATAGAGAAATTTTACAATTTAGAATCAATAAAAATAACGGCTTATTTCTTCATTTTTTTAAGGAGAGAGTATGCCATAAATGAAATATATCCAAAAAGAACGCTGGCAAATACAATGTTGATTGCCGTATTGGTCCTGTCATCTAAAGACCGGAAAAATAAGTTATAGGCGATAAATCCTGCGATTAAAATAGCAAAAATAATAAGCTGTGGTTTCATACAGTAAAGGTAGGAAAATTAGTTGTGAGTTAAGAGCTGGTTTTCGTTCTGTAATCAGGAGTTTTAAAGTGGGGATAGTTTGAGTTATTGATGAGTAACAGGATTTTTTGCTTACCGATTGATCATGTAGTATTGATCATCAATCATCAGTGAATAGGTCCTTCTTCTCTTATGATTCACCGGATTGTAATCCTGCCAAAGAAGCTGAACACTTTTATTTTCTTCCAATTCTGGGTTGGTTTCTGCGAAATTAATTCCCATACTGGTAAATCGAACGAAAATTTCTTTGAAGATAATAGCCGTTACACCACGTCTTTGATATTCAGGATGAATCCCAATAAGGTAAAAATTGGCTCTGTCATTTTTTTTGCCGGCTTGTAAGAAATGCCACCATCCGAAAGGAAATAGTTTTCCTTTTGATTTTTGT contains:
- a CDS encoding NADH-quinone oxidoreductase subunit A, which encodes MNLPESYIPILIQAGVAVGFVAVSLLGAHFLGPQQKKGNSVKNQSWECGVPAEGNARTPFSIKYFLTAVLFVLFDIEIVFFYPYAVNFREFGMEGFLAVLTFVAIFFVAFFYVWKRGALDWDK